In Peromyscus eremicus chromosome 2, PerEre_H2_v1, whole genome shotgun sequence, a single genomic region encodes these proteins:
- the Vxn gene encoding vexin, producing MSSPSRRRVKSSQHLLTKNVVIESDLYAPRPLELLPQRCERPQTGDRRFGRLQTARPPGTHPTKTPIRPAGISEPKASNLCGSRAYGKSLISPVARISVKAPAVVEVTAKGSEKGAVLGRGSRHLKKIAEEYPTLPQGAEASLPLTGSASCGVPGILRKMWTRHKKKSEYVGATNSAFEAD from the exons A TGTCCAGTCCATCCAGGAGAAGAGTCAAAAGCTCTCAACACCTCTTGACCAAGAAT GTGGTGATCGAGTCGGACCTGTACGCACCAAGGCCGCTGGAGCTGCTGCCTCAACGCTGCGAGCGACCCCAAACCGGTGACCGCAGGTTTGGCAGACTGCAAACCGCCCGGCCGCCCGGGACGCATCCCACCAAAACCCCCATCAGACCTG CGGGGATTTCTGAACCCAAAGCTTCGAATCTGTGTGGGAGTCGAGCATATGGGAAATCATTG ATTTCCCCAGTGGCCCGCATCTCAGTGAAAGCTCCAGCTGTGGTGGAGGTGACAGCCAAGGGCTCAGAAAAAGGAGCTGTTCTGGGAAGAGG ATCCAGACACCTCAAGAAGATTGCAGAAGAGTACCCAACCCTTCCCCAGGGGGCTGAAGCCTCCCTGCCGTTAACAGGCAGTGCTTCCTGTGGTGTCCCTGGCATCCTAAGAAAAATGTGGACCAGGCACAAGAAGAAGTCTGAATACGTGGGAGCCACCAACAGCGCCTTTGAAGCTGACTAA